From Leptotrichia wadei, one genomic window encodes:
- a CDS encoding type II toxin-antitoxin system YafQ family toxin — protein sequence MYKIKFTRQFKKELKLAKKQGKNINKLFKIVDILAEKKVLDIKYKDHALISNYKGFRECHIEPDWLLIYKYYDDILVLSLSRLGSHSELF from the coding sequence GTGTATAAAATTAAATTTACAAGACAATTCAAGAAAGAATTGAAATTAGCCAAAAAGCAAGGAAAAAATATTAATAAATTATTTAAAATCGTTGATATTTTAGCTGAAAAGAAAGTATTAGACATTAAATATAAAGATCATGCATTAATCAGTAATTACAAAGGATTTAGAGAATGCCATATTGAACCTGATTGGTTATTAATATATAAATATTATGATGATATTTTAGTCTTATCATTATCTCGTTTAGGTTCACACTCAGAACTGTTTTAG
- a CDS encoding OmpA family protein, translated as MKKIILLFTIILEFNLFSNTPYNEFFQKVEQLEEKIKNGDKKAINNLGNLYAKDKNSRNIPKAKEYYRLAIKNGSEIAKKNLEIANKLPKLCPDGAICENWTTIRFVEEDEKIEKMVISGFPVDKEEVTETEKQEIRKEIEYILNIFFENEEFEIVGYADKTENNKNKLSLLRAEKMAEFLKQNGLRKDIKITKMIGKGSENPIDTNDTEIGRYNNCRVEILLKTGKVKKIDIEKLLNQLKDE; from the coding sequence ATGAAAAAAATAATTTTACTTTTCACAATAATTTTAGAATTTAATTTATTTTCAAATACACCGTATAACGAGTTTTTTCAAAAAGTAGAGCAATTGGAAGAAAAAATAAAAAATGGAGATAAAAAGGCGATTAATAATTTGGGGAATTTATATGCAAAAGATAAAAATTCTCGTAATATTCCTAAGGCGAAAGAATATTATAGATTGGCGATAAAAAATGGTTCTGAAATTGCTAAGAAAAATTTGGAGATAGCAAATAAACTTCCAAAATTGTGTCCTGATGGAGCGATATGTGAAAATTGGACAACGATTAGATTTGTAGAGGAAGATGAAAAAATAGAAAAAATGGTAATAAGCGGATTTCCTGTTGATAAAGAAGAAGTAACTGAAACAGAAAAACAGGAAATTAGAAAAGAAATAGAATATATTTTAAATATCTTTTTTGAAAATGAAGAATTTGAAATTGTTGGATATGCTGATAAAACTGAGAATAATAAAAATAAATTATCTTTATTGAGAGCTGAAAAAATGGCAGAATTTCTGAAACAAAATGGATTGAGAAAAGATATAAAAATTACTAAAATGATCGGAAAAGGATCTGAAAATCCAATTGATACGAATGATACAGAAATTGGAAGATACAATAACTGTCGTGTTGAAATTTTGTTAAAAACTGGGAAAGTTAAGAAAATTGATATTGAAAAATTATTGAATCAGTTAAAAGATGAATAG
- a CDS encoding type II toxin-antitoxin system RelB/DinJ family antitoxin yields the protein MANTNLSIRVDKETKEKANELFNKFGLTMTTAVNMFLKTAIRENRIPFELKLEEEPNEVTLEAMREADRIARDDSVKGYDSIEELREALGV from the coding sequence ATGGCAAATACAAATTTAAGTATTAGAGTTGATAAAGAAACAAAAGAAAAAGCGAACGAATTATTTAACAAATTTGGCTTGACAATGACAACTGCAGTAAATATGTTCTTAAAAACTGCAATTAGAGAAAATAGAATTCCTTTTGAATTGAAATTGGAAGAAGAGCCAAATGAAGTGACTTTAGAAGCAATGAGAGAAGCTGATAGAATTGCAAGAGATGACAGTGTAAAGGGATATGACAGCATAGAGGAGTTGAGAGAGGCACTTGGTGTATAA
- a CDS encoding tetratricopeptide repeat protein — MFKKIIILIILSLATISCEKPEPQEKTYTIVLNKEEYEKRVAEIENEINNKNYKKAEEMLLEIAKYNKAAYVKIATMYYEAGKTDESEKWFKIAYDEGNKEVAGNLGEFYYEKKEYEEAEQYYREYIKLGNLEGYRNLGYMLEELGKTEEAIKLYTEGAKVKNTDSIYSLVRIYYLKNDMQNMNYWKNRLLNDTEVTNLNSNMEKYLNYLNGNENERKIADLYIKSAQNMIMKNFSEAEKEQKKMVEYSQDELVTLARFYDVFGDKAVGKKLFKEAYDKGLKDAIYYMGVIEFEEGNIEKAREYFKESAIKENRAEAQIEYADKLKEEGNIEEAVKWYKKAAEQKEAGALIELCSYYLDKRDVEKANEMVRRLKTTKGLKNYTLEYKKFAHEYKEMKE, encoded by the coding sequence AAACCTGAACCCCAAGAAAAAACTTATACAATAGTATTAAATAAAGAAGAATACGAAAAAAGAGTTGCTGAAATAGAAAATGAAATTAATAATAAAAACTATAAAAAAGCTGAAGAAATGCTACTGGAAATAGCCAAATATAATAAAGCGGCATATGTAAAAATAGCGACTATGTACTATGAGGCAGGAAAAACAGATGAAAGTGAAAAATGGTTTAAAATAGCATACGATGAAGGTAATAAAGAAGTAGCAGGAAATCTAGGAGAATTTTATTATGAAAAAAAAGAATATGAAGAAGCTGAACAATATTACAGAGAATACATTAAATTAGGAAATTTAGAAGGATATAGGAATTTAGGATATATGCTTGAAGAATTAGGGAAAACAGAGGAAGCAATAAAACTTTATACAGAAGGAGCTAAGGTAAAGAATACAGATTCGATATATTCTTTAGTAAGAATATATTATTTAAAAAATGATATGCAAAATATGAATTATTGGAAGAATAGATTATTAAATGATACTGAAGTTACTAATCTTAACTCTAATATGGAGAAATATTTGAATTATTTGAATGGAAATGAAAATGAAAGAAAAATAGCAGATTTGTATATAAAATCAGCACAAAATATGATAATGAAAAATTTTTCTGAAGCTGAAAAGGAACAAAAGAAAATGGTAGAATATTCTCAAGATGAATTAGTAACTTTGGCACGATTTTATGATGTATTTGGCGATAAAGCTGTTGGGAAAAAATTATTTAAAGAAGCGTATGATAAAGGATTGAAAGACGCTATTTATTACATGGGAGTTATCGAATTTGAGGAAGGGAATATTGAAAAAGCGAGGGAATATTTTAAAGAATCAGCAATAAAGGAAAATAGGGCTGAGGCACAGATAGAATATGCGGATAAATTAAAGGAGGAAGGAAATATTGAAGAAGCTGTTAAATGGTATAAAAAGGCTGCTGAACAAAAGGAAGCGGGAGCATTAATAGAGTTATGTTCTTATTATCTGGATAAACGTGATGTTGAAAAAGCTAATGAAATGGTAAGAAGACTAAAAACAACGAAGGGATTAAAAAATTATACTTTAGAGTACAAAAAATTTGCACATGAATACAAGGAAATGAAAGAATAA